Proteins from a genomic interval of Rhipicephalus microplus isolate Deutch F79 chromosome 6, USDA_Rmic, whole genome shotgun sequence:
- the LOC142765305 gene encoding uncharacterized protein LOC142765305 isoform X2, translating to MEPPEFQYLVSFQGRKKIISARGPTEADILEALKTTDFGHSLQACRIEVYNVRHDEFVDPPAGHVFSEKDKIRLVCSENFLMSCSTTDKVTAVHEGSLPKTLESNEQSPSQQLACCENDYRLPPVPLDIKDAIERTQPGKVSSHTKSRIVGWIANHLMTITVYPGSLYEAAAKSLVLEYPVLRDTIGTGWIVDLSQHVASQHDEATINSHIDYMVKEIKRPIPDMQKLGDSMEQTRPSRQKWMKEMRPSTADVVLKYPALAKAEMLHEEFIALTGVNLEKKVLEFINRYGDRCFELAKCRRCAKEAVKAIEEEVEALDGDEKKYRFAVGIVELLPMLLKEQPRFLQGPDTYPALSLKGKNASEATNIVASFEGLSVEVLDVIAGMTALMEIYWIFDVKYSGANKKTFTLLEHFCGLPTSAKQMPLVIRQISSLEKAT from the exons ATGGAGCCGCCGGAATTCCAATATTTGGTGTCATTTCAAGGCCGCAAGAAGATTATTTCTGCTCGTGGACCGACGGAGGCGGACATTTTGGAAGCCTTGAAGACGACAGACTTTGGCCATTCTTTGCAAGCATGCCGGATTGAG GTATACAACGTCCGACATGATGAATTTGTGGACCCACCAGCTGGCCATGTCTTCTCTGAGAAAGATAAAATCAGGCTTGTGTGCAGTGAAAACTTCTTAATGAGCTGCAG CACAACTGACAAAGTGACAGCAGTGCATGAAGGTAGCCTGCCCAAGACCCTTGAAAGTAATGagcagtcacctagtcagcagcttgCCTGCTGTGAAAATGATTATAGGCTACCACCTGTGCCCTTAGATATTAAGGATGCGATTGAAAGGACACAACCAGGAAAAGTGTCCAGTCACACTAAATCCCGCATTGTAGGGTGGATTGCAAATCATCTCATGACTATAACAGT CTATCCAGGAAGCCTCTACGAAGCAGCTGCAAAATCTCTCGTGTTGGAATATCCAGTGCTAAGGGACACTATTGGCACAGGCTGG aTTGTAGATCTCTCCCAACATGTCGCTTCTCAGCATGATGAGGCTACAATTAATAGCCATATTGACTACATGGTGAAAGAAATCAAGCGGCCTATTCCTGACATGCAAAAACTCGGTGATTCTATGGAGCAGACAAGACCATCTAGACAGAAGTGGATGAAGGAAATGAGGCCATCAACAGCAGATGTGGTGCTGAAATACCCTGCTTTGGCAAAGGCTGAAATG CTTCATGAGGAGTTCATTGCTCTCACTGGCGTTAACTTAGAAAAAAAGGTCCTGGAATTTATAAACCGGTATGGAGACCGGTGTTTTGAGCTTGCGAAGTGTCGTCGTTGCGCGAAGGAAGCTGTGAAAGCAATTGAAGAAGAAGTCGAGGCACTGGATGGTGACGAAAAGAAAT ATCGCTTTGCCGTTGGCATTGTCGAGTTGCTGCCCATGCTCCTAAAGGAGCAGCCGCGATTTCTGCAGGGACCG GACACCTACCCTGCCCTTTCGCTGAAGGGCAAAAATGCCTCTGAAGCTACAAACATAGTTGCGAGCTTTGAAGGGCTTAGTGTAGAGGTGCTTGATGTAATTGCAGGTATGACGGCGCTTATGGAAATATACTGGATATTCGATGTCAAGTACAGTGGCGCcaacaaaaaaacattcactCTACTTGAACATTTCTGTGGCTTGCCGACAAGTGCAAAGCAGATGCCGCTAGTCATACGGCAAATATCATCGCTTGAAAAGGCAACTTAA
- the LOC142765305 gene encoding sterile alpha motif domain-containing protein 3-like isoform X1, whose translation MEPPEFQYLVSFQGRKKIISARGPTEADILEALKTTDFGHSLQACRIEVYNVRHDEFVDPPAGHVFSEKDKIRLVCSENFLMSCSTTDKVTAVHEGSLPKTLESNEQSPSQQLACCENDYRLPPVPLDIKDAIERTQPGKVSSHTKSRIVGWIANHLMTITVYPGSLYEAAAKSLVLEYPVLRDTIGTGWDSWKVSLKYKFAYMRKSLCTVPAVQAARAAYGKRKDLEESTNTKRHCHVIVDLSQHVASQHDEATINSHIDYMVKEIKRPIPDMQKLGDSMEQTRPSRQKWMKEMRPSTADVVLKYPALAKAEMLHEEFIALTGVNLEKKVLEFINRYGDRCFELAKCRRCAKEAVKAIEEEVEALDGDEKKYRFAVGIVELLPMLLKEQPRFLQGPDTYPALSLKGKNASEATNIVASFEGLSVEVLDVIAGMTALMEIYWIFDVKYSGANKKTFTLLEHFCGLPTSAKQMPLVIRQISSLEKAT comes from the exons ATGGAGCCGCCGGAATTCCAATATTTGGTGTCATTTCAAGGCCGCAAGAAGATTATTTCTGCTCGTGGACCGACGGAGGCGGACATTTTGGAAGCCTTGAAGACGACAGACTTTGGCCATTCTTTGCAAGCATGCCGGATTGAG GTATACAACGTCCGACATGATGAATTTGTGGACCCACCAGCTGGCCATGTCTTCTCTGAGAAAGATAAAATCAGGCTTGTGTGCAGTGAAAACTTCTTAATGAGCTGCAG CACAACTGACAAAGTGACAGCAGTGCATGAAGGTAGCCTGCCCAAGACCCTTGAAAGTAATGagcagtcacctagtcagcagcttgCCTGCTGTGAAAATGATTATAGGCTACCACCTGTGCCCTTAGATATTAAGGATGCGATTGAAAGGACACAACCAGGAAAAGTGTCCAGTCACACTAAATCCCGCATTGTAGGGTGGATTGCAAATCATCTCATGACTATAACAGT CTATCCAGGAAGCCTCTACGAAGCAGCTGCAAAATCTCTCGTGTTGGAATATCCAGTGCTAAGGGACACTATTGGCACAGGCTGG GACTCATGGAAAGTCTCCTTGAAATACAAATTCGCATATATGAGGAAGTCTCTGTGCACAGTTCCAGCTGTTCAAGCAGCGAGAGCAGCTTACGGAAAACGCAAAGACTTAGAAGAAAGCACCAATACTAAGCGGCACTGCCATGTG aTTGTAGATCTCTCCCAACATGTCGCTTCTCAGCATGATGAGGCTACAATTAATAGCCATATTGACTACATGGTGAAAGAAATCAAGCGGCCTATTCCTGACATGCAAAAACTCGGTGATTCTATGGAGCAGACAAGACCATCTAGACAGAAGTGGATGAAGGAAATGAGGCCATCAACAGCAGATGTGGTGCTGAAATACCCTGCTTTGGCAAAGGCTGAAATG CTTCATGAGGAGTTCATTGCTCTCACTGGCGTTAACTTAGAAAAAAAGGTCCTGGAATTTATAAACCGGTATGGAGACCGGTGTTTTGAGCTTGCGAAGTGTCGTCGTTGCGCGAAGGAAGCTGTGAAAGCAATTGAAGAAGAAGTCGAGGCACTGGATGGTGACGAAAAGAAAT ATCGCTTTGCCGTTGGCATTGTCGAGTTGCTGCCCATGCTCCTAAAGGAGCAGCCGCGATTTCTGCAGGGACCG GACACCTACCCTGCCCTTTCGCTGAAGGGCAAAAATGCCTCTGAAGCTACAAACATAGTTGCGAGCTTTGAAGGGCTTAGTGTAGAGGTGCTTGATGTAATTGCAGGTATGACGGCGCTTATGGAAATATACTGGATATTCGATGTCAAGTACAGTGGCGCcaacaaaaaaacattcactCTACTTGAACATTTCTGTGGCTTGCCGACAAGTGCAAAGCAGATGCCGCTAGTCATACGGCAAATATCATCGCTTGAAAAGGCAACTTAA